In a single window of the Lodderomyces elongisporus chromosome 4, complete sequence genome:
- the CSH1 gene encoding CSG1/SUR1-like protein (CAZy:GT32) has protein sequence MRKELKYILWAHVALVIYLIYLSFDLITLLHDDTYSDALIDFELNPSKNSGQLNKPALIPKIIHQTYKSENIPDIWKAGQQACIDLHEDYQYILWTDEMAREFISEEFPWFLKTWDNYKYNIQRADAIRYFALYHYGGIYIDLDDGCEKKLDPLLTVPAFVRKTIPTGISNDVMGSVPNHPFFLKAIESLKNYQRNWLVPYITIMISTGPLFLSVIWKQYKRWGVPEAGKVRILMPENYKGYNNSFFAIAPGSSWHMGDANFIKSLANHLVLAVIGGCLIAVAILAIEYLFYSFIISTFFKKFTAKIGNFFMWTITKILRFFNLDKFIESSEALKQYKLVGLGEDEERTFCAITEKFKQQEQLPLHVQQQHQQQQQQQQSLQSQDKDQQLHKQKHPHIAQDNQNKKNGINLMQFLKNSNVKRRSRKDSNLPFNIEMMEQLAQDTTIVIADDTSSLPNTKQHHQQQQQQQQQQQKDGAQEHIVYLSTNDDTDVDPDNETDQAFFSDGNNDADISANDEFNDDYNDNIV, from the coding sequence aTGAGAAAGGAACTAAAGTATATACTCTGGGCACACGTTGCTCTAGTCATTTACCTAATATACTTGTCTTTTGACCTTATAACTTTACTCCACGACGACACCTACAGCGATGCACTTATCGACTTTGAACTAAACCCACTGAAAAACAGCGGACAATTGAACAAACCAGCACTCATCCCCAAAATCATCCACCAGACTTATAAGCTGGAAAACATTCCAGATATTTGGAAAGCTGGCCAACAAGCCTGCATCGACTTGCACGAAGACTACCAATACATTCTCTGGACAGACGAAATGGCTAGGGAATTTATCAGCGAAGAATTTCCATGGTTTTTAAAAACCTGGGACAATTACAAGTACAATATCCAAAGAGCAGACGCAATAAGATACTTTGCATTATACCACTACGGTGGTATCTACATTGACTTGGACGACGGAtgcgaaaaaaaattggaccCATTATTAACAGTACCGGCATTTGTCAGAAAAACTATACCCACCGGTATCTCCAATGATGTTATGGGAAGTGTACCAAACCACCCATTCTTTCTCAAGGCAATCGAATCATTGAAAAACTACCAGCGCAACTGGTTGGTACCCTACATCACCATTATGATCTCTACAGGCCCATTGTTTTTATCAGTCATTTGGAAACAGTACAAGAGATGGGGTGTTCCTGAAGCTGGCAAAGTAAGAATCTTGATGCCAGAAAACTACAAGGGATACAATAACTCCTTTTTCGCAATCGCACCCGGGTCCTCGTGGCACATGGGAGACGCCAACTTTATCAAGAGCTTGGCAAACCACTTGGTATTGGCCGTTATTGGTGGCTGTTTAATTGCAGTTGCCATCTTGGCTATTGAGTACTTGTTTTACTCATTTATCATCTCcacttttttcaaaaagttcACCGCCAAGATTGGCAACTTTTTCATGTGGACAATCACCAAAATCTTGAGATTCTTCAACTTGGACAAGTTTATCGAATCAAGTGAAGCTTTGAAACAATACAAGTTGGTGGGCCTTGGAGAAGACGAAGAACGAACCTTTTGCGCAATAACTGAAAAGTTTAAGCAGCAAGAACAATTACCATTGCAtgtacaacaacaacatcaacaacaacaacaacaacaacagctgctACAACTGCAAGATAAAGACCAACAATTgcacaaacaaaagcatCCTCACATTGCACAAGACAAtcagaacaaaaagaatggcATCAACTTGAtgcaatttttgaaaaactccAATgtgaaaagaaggagtcGAAAAGATTCCAACTTGCCATTCAATATTGAGATGATGGAGCAATTGGCTCAAGATACTACCATTGTGATAGCCGATGATACTAGCTCTTTACCcaatacaaaacaacaccaccaacaacagcagcagcagcagcaacagcagcagaaAGACGGTGCTCAAGAGCACATTGTCTACCTCTCCACCAATGACGACACTGACGTCGATCCCGATAACGAAACTGACCAAGCCTTCTTTTCAGACGGGAATAATGATGCCGATATACTGGCAAATGATGAGTTTAATGACGACTATAACGACAACATTGTATAA
- the tum1 gene encoding sulfurtransferase (BUSCO:EOG09263FGN) has protein sequence MSKPKSFLSIIKPSSFRTLLQASASSASPASNAPADNAQETANDRQTVPIDATWFMPNSPRNALEEYQNERIPHARFFDLDKCSRDSPYPHMLPTQQIMAKTIEQLGKGHIKPSDNLVVYDKVGNFSSPRVAFTLKLFGYDRVYLLDNYLNYKNYDYPLDLNLIKTELIESETNVENKQSQNQTKVHAQAETQEQDIDDKHLPLTAEEFEERYDREVIEYEELVNLIEEDHIHEYLVLDARSPDRFSGSAPEPRPGLSSGHIPTAKNLPFTKFLDQEQNNQYKSRDELESIVKEAVGVEQLDEIATKYPKGIIVMCGTGVTACVLKLGLENVLKLQNVNVRLYDGSWTEWAMRAPEELIVKDV, from the coding sequence atGTCAAAGCCAAAGTCATTCTTATCAATAATCAAACCCTCGTCATTTCGTACACTACTTCAAGCATCTGCTTCGTCTGCTTCGCCCGCTTCAAATGCTCCTGCCGATAATGCACAGGAAACTGCCAATGATCGCCAAACAGTTCCCATTGACGCAACATGGTTTATGCCCAATTCACCACGCAACGCCTTGGAAGAATACCAAAACGAACGCATACCACACGCACGCTTCTTTGACTTAGACAAGTGCAGTCGTGACTCGCCCTATCCACACATGTTGCCTACTCAACAAATTATGGCCAAGACTATCGAGCAATTGGGCAAGGGACATATCAAGCCTCTGGATAATCTAGTCGTGTATGACAAAGTTGGCAATTTTTCAAGCCCGAGAGTCGCATTCACTCTCAAATTGTTTGGTTACGATCGTGTTTATCTATTGGATAATTATCTAAACTACAAAAACTATGACTACCCACTAGACTTGAATTTAATCAAGACTGAATTAATTGAGAGTGAAACAAATgttgaaaacaaacaaagtcaaaatcaaacaaagGTTCACGCACAAGCAGAAACACAGGAACAGGATATTGATGACAAGCATCTACCACTTACAGCTGAAGAGTTTGAAGAACGCTACGACAGAGAAGTGATTGAGTACGAGGAATTGGTCAACTTAATTGAAGAAGACCACATTCACGAGTACTTGGTTCTCGATGCCAGGTCACCAGATAGATTTTCTGGCTCGGCACCAGAACCACGACCAGGCTTATCCTCAGGTCACATCCCAACAGCAAAGAACTTGCCATTCACAAAATTCCTCGaccaagaacaaaacaaccaaTACAAATCCCGCGATGAACTCGAATCTATAGTGAAGGAAGCTGTTGGCGTTGAACAATTGGATGAGATTGCTACAAAATACCCCAAAGGAATAATAGTCATGTGTGGTACTGGTGTTACTGCATGTGTATTGAAATTGGGATTGGAAAATGTATTAAAGTTGCAAAACGTCAATGTGAGATTATATGATGGATCTTGGACCGAATGGGCAATGCGTGCTCCAGAAGAACTCATTGTCAAGGATGTTTGA
- the SLP2 gene encoding Synaptotagmin-like protein 2 (MEROPS:MER0192051), with translation MSRTLRAQQHLPLFTRSFTNGGNSPPSPLNYFQSRSLPSNTIIKFVPQQQAWIVERMGKFNRILPPGLAFLVPVIDKITYVQSLKETAIEIPTQSAITSDNVSLELDGVLYVKVNDPYKASYGVEDFQFAISQLAQTTMRSEIGNLTLDSVLKERQALNNNINQIINEAANDNWGVECLRYEIRDIHPPNEVLEAMHRQVSAERSKRAEILESEGNRQSKINISEGEKQSVILQSEANKIQQINEAQGEAEQIKLKAEATAKGLKIIADAIKNTEGGQEAINLQIAQEYIKEFGKLAKESNTLVVPSDVGDISSFMAQGLSIYKSLNQKAEIGQKEK, from the coding sequence ATGTCTCGCACATTACGGGCGCAACAACACTTACCTCTCTTTACACGTTCATTCACCAATGGTGGTAATTCACCACCGTCACCACTTAACTACTTTCAATCTCGTTCACTTCCCAGCAATACAATCATTAAATTTGTACCTCAACAGCAAGCATGGATTGTTGAAAGAATGGGTAAGTTCAATCGGATCTTGCCACCGGGTCTTGCATTTTTGGTGCCCGTTATTGATAAAATCACTTATGTTCAATCTTTGAAGGAAACTGCTATTGAGATCCCTACACAAAGCGCAATCACTTCAGATAATGTAAGCTTGGAGCTTGATGGTGTCCTTTACGTCAAGGTTAATGATCCATACAAGGCCAGCTACGGAGTTGAAGATTTCCAATTCGCCATTAGCCAATTAGCACAAACCACAATGAGGTCGGAGATTGGTAATTTGACCTTGGACTCTGTATTGAAAGAACGTCAGGCTTTGAACAATAACATCAACCAAATTATCAACGAAGCGGCAAACGATAACTGGGGTGTCGAGTGTTTGAGATACGAGATTAGAGATATACATCCACCAAACGAAGTACTTGAAGCTATGCACAGACAAGTGAGTGCCGAGAGGTCGAAACGTGCTGAGATCTTGGAATCTGAAGGTAATAGGCAAAGCAAGATCAATATAAGTGAGGGTGAAAAGCAAAGTGTTATTTTGCAATCTGAGGCCAACAAGATTCAACAAATCAATGAGGCGCAAGGTGAAGCAGAACAAATCAAATTGAAAGCAGAAGCAACTGCTAAAGGATTAAAGATTATTGCTGATGCCATAAAGAACACCGAGGGTGGTCAAGAAGCAATCAATTTACAGATTGCTCAAGAATATATCAAGGAGTTTGGTAAATTGGCTAAGGAGAGTAACACTTTGGTTGTCCCATCCGATGTGGGAGACATTTCCAGCTTTATGGCACAAGGTTTGTCCATATACAAGAGCTTGAACCAAAAAGCAGAAATtggacaaaaagaaaagtaa
- the CCC1 gene encoding Protein ccc1: MSLVALKNGVASLLNHKNKSDEEINRVNRLLENNQGPYGSTDNDATLTPQDDRAAEVARQEAVMNAAESVASSSDNKEDEEVDANFLTKFFSRFDPRVMSDIIIGLSDGLTVPFALTAGLSSLGDSKLVITGGMAELVSGAISMGLGGYLAAKSESEYYTSQVKKEKLDFFKRPESINQDAAEILFELGASEATIISFLKDLDSQPKNLIDFVIRFGKGLEEPAEGREFTSALTIGLSYFFGGFVPLLPYFFTHVVKTGLLISVIVMLITLFIFGYIKTQISLGDDCGNRKKIAEGFQMVAVGSVAAGAAWGLVYFIDN; encoded by the coding sequence ATGTCGTTAGTAGCCTTGAAGAACGGAGTCGCAAGTCTCCTAAACCACAAGAACAAGTCagatgaagaaataaatagagTTAATAGGCTATTGGAAAATAACCAAGGTCCATATGGCTCTACAGACAATGATGCCACATTGACTCCACAAGACGATAGAGCAGCCGAGGTGGCAAGGCAAGAAGCAGTCATGAATGCCGCAGAATCAGTTGCATCCTCATCCGATaacaaagaagatgaagaggtTGATGCTAATTTTCTTACCAAATTCTTTAGCAGATTTGATCCTAGGGTCATGTCAGATATTATCATTGGTTTAAGTGACGGATTAACAGTGCCATTTGCTCTCACAGCCggtctttcttctttgggTGACTCTAAATTGGTTATCACTGGTGGTATGGCGGAACTAGTTTCGGGAGCAATATCAATGGGTTTGGGAGGATACCTTGCAGCTAAATCAGAATCAGAATACTACACATCACaagtcaaaaaagaaaagttggaTTTCTTCAAGAGACCAGAGTCCATCAACCAAGATGCAGCAGAAATACTTTTTGAGCTTGGGGCAAGTGAAGCAACAATTATAAGTTTCCTTAAAGACCTAGATTCACAACCGAAAAACCTTATAGATTTTGTTATTAGGTTTGGTAAAGGCTTGGAAGAGCCTGCCGAGGGAAGGGAATTCACTTCGGCATTGACCATTGGATTGTCATATTTCTTTGGAGGATTTGTACCTCTTTTACCATATTTCTTTACACATGTCGTGAAAACTGGATTATTAATCTCAGTGATTGTCATGTTGATCACATTATTCATATTCGGCTATATCAAAACACAAATATCCCTCGGAGACGATTGTGGAAACCGGAAAAAGATAGCAGAAGGGTTCCAAATGGTTGCTGTAGGGTCAGTTGCCGCTGGTGCAGCTTGGGGTCTAGTCTACTTTATAGACAACTAA
- the RRP45 gene encoding 3'-5'-exoribonuclease (BUSCO:EOG09264398): MSRHVELTANEKHFLHTALKSQLRLNGRSLMQLRDISIYLSPTEYGYVEVSFGSTKLSVRISASITKPYEDRPFEGIFVINSEISPMASLKFDTTRSQQQDEVLISRIIEKSIRRSNALDLENLCIIAGEQCWEITADLNFWNYDGGMIDIGCFATMLALSHFKKPDVSITHGGFGGSGNGGVNGVIIHDVNERQPVGLSILHIPICLTYSFFNLGSKEMNIKGDDDIDNDNDGDLYGEGQVQGEKEQGEVREVCILDADAMEEQLRDGSITITMNKNREIIQLSKNGGVPIDAQKLVEICHDSMQHIDKLTDLITKKIKESEEKRYNKENFKLLESSANR; encoded by the coding sequence ATGTCACGTCACGTTGAACTCACcgcaaatgaaaaacattTCCTCCACACTGCTCTTAAATCGCAGTTACGACTCAATGGTCGTTCGCTAATGCAACTTCGTGACATCTCCATATACTTATCTCCAACAGAGTACGGTTATGTTGAAGTGTCGTTTGGCTCTACAAAACTATCGGTGCGAATCTCTGCTTCAATCACAAAGCCTTATGAAGATAGACCATTTGAAGGTATCTTTGTTATCAATAGTGAAATTTCTCCCATGGCATCACTAAAGTTTGATACCACACGTTCGCAGCAACAAGACGAGGTTTTAATTTCACGAATAATTGAAAAGTCCATCCGTCGTTCTAATGCATTGGACTTGGAGAATTTGTGTATCATTGCAGGAGAACAGTGTTGGGAGATTACGGCAGATTTGAACTTTTGGAACTACGATGGTGGAATGATTGATATTGGATGTTTTGCTACAATGTTGGCATTGAGCCATTTTAAAAAACCCGATGTTTCAATTACCCACGGTGGTTTTGGTGGTAGTGGCAATGGTGGTGTCAATGGGGTTATAATACATGATGTAAATGAGCGACAGCCTGTGGGGTTGAGCATATTGCATATTCCAATTTGTCTCAcatattcatttttcaacCTTGGTTCAAAAGAGATGAATATCAAAGGCGACGATGATATTGATAATGACAATGATGGTGATTTATACGGGGAAGGACAAGTacaaggagaaaaagagcaagGTGAAGTACGGGAGGTTTGTATTCTTGATGCTGATGCGATGGAGGAGCAATTGCGAGATGGTTccataacaataacaatgaaTAAGAATAGAGAAATCATTCAGTTGAGCAAGAATGGCGGTGTTCCTATTGACGCCCAGAAATTAGTTGAAATATGTCATGACTCAATGCAACACATTGATAAACTCACGGATTTGAttacaaaaaagattaaggAGTCTGAGGAGAAAAGATATAACAAGGAgaatttcaaattgttgGAGTCAAGTGCCAATCGGTAG
- the SOL1 gene encoding suppressor of los1-1 produces MTTTVPLIYSFPEFLGVADAVADLIISAQNQTLYNTTDAKQIEMIKSGQMKRPSMTKTNSSLSVAMAMNGANNNSNNSNSNHNLISSSSNTINNTVNNTNNNNNNNNNNNNNSGSSTYIAHSSGNGISPLSHPSTGTNTGASSTTNSPSLSQSQSVTNIASGASSTNLQQNNKIKKEKKIMKKQEIRFKIAISGGSLIKILSQGLMHEQQYIEWDKWDIYFADERLVPFESQDSNYGQAEREIFSLIKGDKKPRIFHIDESLIDDPQEAADDYEKQLIQNFAKKDSVKLPMFDLLLLGCAPDGHIASLFPNQGEALREKLAWCIPVSKAPSGPENRITLTIPVICHAARVVFVVEGLTKAPIIKTIMERPEKGLPSSIVNETAVGKVSWFVDDAALNDLYDITKKKYKYLSIPEPDHSKDKQEEQV; encoded by the coding sequence ATGACTACAACCGTTCCCTTAATCTATTCGTTCCCCGAATTCTTGGGAGTCGCAGACGCTGTTGCCGATTTAATCATCTCGGCTCAGAATCAAACCTTATACAATACAACAGATGCTAAACAGATTGAAATGATCAAGCTGGGACAGATGAAGCGTCCATCAATGACCAAGACCAATAGCTCATTATCTGTCGCAATGGCCATGAATGGTGctaacaacaatagtaataatagcAATAGTAATCATAATCTCAttagcagtagcagcaacaccatcaacaacaccgtcaacaacaccaataacaataacaataacaataataataataataataatagtggTAGTAGCACTTATATCGCCCACAGTAGTGGTAATGGCATATCTCCATTAAGCCATCCAAGTACAGGCACAAACACTGGAGCAAGCTCCACTACCAATAGTCCTAGTCTTAGCCAAAGCCAAAGTGTCACCAATATTGCTTCTGGTGCATCATCAACCAATTTGCAACAGAACAACAAGatcaaaaaggaaaagaagataatGAAGAAGCAAGAAATTAGGTTCAAGATTGCCATTAGTGGTGGATCGCTTATAAAAATTTTGAGCCAGGGACTCATGCATGAACAACAGTATATCGAATGGGATAAATGGGACATTTATTTTGCCGATGAGAGATTAGTACCGTTTGAGAGCCAAGATTCGAATTATGGCCAAGCTGAAAGGGAAATCTTTTCACTCATCAAGGGTGATAAGAAACCACGTATCTTTCACATTGACGAGTCCTTAATTGATGATCCACAAGAAGCAGCTGATGACTATGAGAAACAATTGATTCAAAACTTTGCCAAAAAGGATTCGGTGAAACTACCAATGTTTGATTTGTTATTACTTGGATGTGCACCAGATGGCCATATTGCATCATTGTTTCCCAACCAAGGTGAAGCTTTACGTGAAAAGTTGGCATGGTGTATCCCCGTGTCAAAAGCACCACTGGGTCCAGAGAATAGAATCACATTGACAATTCCAGTCATTTGTCATGCGGCAAGAGTTGTATTCGTTGTTGAAGGTTTGACCAAGGCTCCGATCATCAAGACCATAATGGAAAGACCCGAAAAGGGATTGCCCAGCTCTATTGTGAATGAGACTGCAGTGGGTAAAGTTAGTTGGTTTGTTGACGATGCGGCATTGAATGATTTATATGACattacaaagaaaaagtataaatatttgTCGATTCCAGAGCCAGACCACTCAAAAGATAAACAAGAGGAGCAAGTATAA
- the CTA4 gene encoding Fungal transcriptional regulatory protein, with the protein MPEGGGVVKKQRRKPSNTCDLCKRKKIRCNRQLPCSSCVKINMGYACTYDTKWRPVKTGGSDRSVNSPTALSFQHFNNTGKFQQQPISPSVEPVSTANILLQNSENENRILKQRIAELENLIIHKDKNQQNLDSLASNSTRGSSPTSLKPYIRKSPILPPTHSTFPNPEVGDDEILNFYEGYTSVKVEGNVKRINHGPLSAIALLKRDPALTILWASTCKRGYLKIMDVDRPFLVHSHNADSNKIVHNNVNNFTNNINDTNGENNGSCSTDIRISEKLDNAFKTRYLEVEGYDEYTPYKSRMKKEKIIMQHQKSSSHLEEDMNRLEEDTNMSNILAESQSRMTFTQISIAKTLFDGRVNPELHLIEKIKQILPQKKVFWTLIDLFFSDIYPYVPYVDEVAFRQDLQKLFGPADYTMEPFTKVTFIKKLDLATIAICFVILRLTYYSLYSNRDCVNQAIVNSKADTMKKFLLANPITTTLIDVANSCIYCFDITRKANFTVFQALLFMRVYRNCAFEEGDSIEGSDSQIGTALLVQMAHSLGLNREPDNLDVFHDEKINHLGRKIWYYLVHTDIAHCFNAGYPTSIHPYHFDVVRPFMTDSNSNSKDVAMEAEIVEMFGFLGTHLTLLRRLSNYALDITRGVKMNVINNDLHSLEVLLKTQFDIVQKKRLKDVQHNALELRCMFRVFMGLRTSLISYYYHIYLHYEKKLDSEMAFFYLCKLMHISTYDVMPQVGDVIYGYMSEMALFINPNLQLALSRVNELTLSCLVRVRYNLRAMEQKPQHMEMLKHDVEYKRHHEILKSILQNLNHAGLLLLSLLERLGTRYYYAWRISKAKNVLFQKSTDSGFYDKQNSGLKKIRAFQFTPSQLDYFNSLAKLLADTSARIVNYKDSIENPTPDFSPRVNSQSNFANYTTEPLANTFGTKQEKLGSYISNDNTDGLVDGKSKRVQMNGGASTNSFTAPYESNGAIANSEIANANRDDTDQMWLQLTAMNYGNNYDAVESWMPNLQFLDQALQNSNNQNDEREDGTANGTANGSENKPVANGPENGIASFEEYPYHALERPSLFRDPGSSIYIDQNFDLAYKYKYTYDQIL; encoded by the coding sequence ATGCCTGAGGGAGGAGGAGTAgtcaagaaacaaagacgCAAACCAAGTAACACATGTGACTtgtgcaaaagaaaaaagattcGTTGCAACAGGCAGCTTCCATGTTCGAGTTGTGTAAAAATCAACATGGGCTACGCTTGTACCTATGACACCAAATGGAGACCGGTCAAAACAGGAGGTAGCGACCGTCTGGTAAACAGCCCCACGGCTTTATCATTTCAACATTTCAATAATACAGGGAAATTCCAGCAACAACCTATACTGCCACTGGTGGAACCTGTATCGACAGCAAACATTTTGCTCCAAAACAGTGAAAACGAAAATCGTATTTTGAAGCAAAGAATTGCAGAGTTGGAGAATTTAATCATACATAAAGACAAGAATCAACAAAACTTAGATAGCTTGGCGTCCAACTCGACTCGTGGTAGCTCCCCTACTAGCTTGAAACCATATATACGAAAGCTGCCAATTCTTCCTCCGACGCACTCCacttttccaaatccaGAAGTTGGCGATGACGAGATTTTAAACTTTTACGAAGGTTATACTTCCGTGAAGGTAGAAGGAAATGTTAAAAGAATTAATCACGGACCATTATCTGCAATAGCCTTGTTGAAGCGCGATCCAGCATTGACAATTTTGTGGGCTTCAACATGCAAAAGAGGTTACCTAAAAATAATGGACGTGGATCGACCATTTTTGGTTCATTCACATAACGCTGATAGTAACAAAATTGTTCACAACAATGTCAATAACTttaccaacaacatcaacgaTACCAATGGTGAAAATAATGGTTCATGCTCGACAGACATTCGCATTTCGGAAAAATTGGACAATGCATTTAAAACGAGATATTTGGAAGTTGAAGGTTACGATGAGTACACCCCTTACAAGTCACgaatgaagaaagagaaaataataatgcAGCACCAGAAGCTGTCGAGCCATCTTGAAGAGGACATGAACAGATTGGAAGAAGACACTAATATGTCAAATATTTTGGCTGAGTCGCAAAGCAGAATGACATTCACACAGATCAGTATTGCCAAAACGCTATTTGACGGTAGAGTTAATCCAGAATTACATCTTattgaaaagatcaaacaaattttgccacaaaagaaagtttTTTGGACCCTTATTGActtattcttttcagaTATCTACCCGTATGTGCCCTATGTTGACGAAGTTGCATTTAGACAAGATTTGCAAAAACTATTTGGACCAGCAGATTATACCATGGAACCTTTCACTAAAGTAACATTTATTAAGAAGTTGGACTTGGCTACCATTGCTATATGTTTTGTAATCTTGCGTTTGACCTATTATTCATTATATTCAAATAGAGATTGTGTTAATCAAGCCATTGTCAATTCCAAGGCAGACACGAtgaaaaaatttcttttggCAAATCCAATAACAACCACTTTGATTGATGTGGCAAACTCGTGTATTTACTGCTTTGATATAACAAGAAAAGCCAATTTCACTGTCTTTCAGGCACTCTTGTTTATGCGAGTATATAGAAATTGTGCTTTTGAAGAGGGTGACAGTATCGAAGGTAGTGACTCACAAATTGGCACAGCGTTACTAGTACAAATGGCCCACTCACTAGGTTTGAATCGCGAGCCAGATAATCTTGATGTGTTTCATGATGAGAAAATTAATCATTTGGGTCGTAAAATTTGGTATTACCTTGTGCACACCGACATTGCACACTGCTTCAACGCAGGCTATCCAACAAGTATTCATCCTTACCATTTTGATGTTGTTCGACCATTTATGACAGATTCAAACAGTAATCTGAAAGATGTGGCTATGGAAGcagaaattgttgaaatgtTTGGGTTTTTGGGAACTCATTTGACTTTGTTGAGAAGATTGTCAAATTACGCGTTGGATATCACAAGGGGGGTTAAAATGAATGTAATTAACAATGATTTACATTCATTGGAAGTGCTTTTGAAAACACAGTTTGACATTgtccaaaagaaaagattaaaGGACGTGCAGCACAACGCTTTAGAATTGCGTTGTATGTTTCGAGTATTTATGGGGCTTCGAACAAGCTTGATATCATACTATTATCATATATACCTCCAttatgaaaagaaattggacTCCGAAATGGCATTCTTTTACCTTTGCAAATTGATGCATATCAGCACCTACGATGTTATGCCACAGGTTGGAGATGTTATCTACGGATACATGAGTGAAATGGCCCTATTCATTAATCCAAACTTGCAATTGGCATTGAGTAGAGTCAACGAGCTAACATTATCATGCTTGGTAAGAGTGCGCTACAATCTTAGGGCAATGGAGCAGAAGCCACAACACATGGAAATGTTAAAGCACGACGTAGAGTATAAAAGACACCATGAAATATTAAAATCTATATTGCAGAACCTCAATCATGCGGGTTTGTTACTCTTGTCGTTATTGGAAAGGTTGGGAACCCGATACTATTATGCATGGAGAATTTCAAAGGCCAAAAATgtactttttcaaaagagtACTGATTCTGGATTTTATGATAAGCAAAATAGTGgattaaagaaaatcagGGCTTTTCAGTTTACACCATCGCAATTGGATTATTTCAACTCGTTGGCTAAATTGTTGGCAGACACCTCGGCAAGAATTGTTAATTACAAGGATTCTATCGAAAACCCCACTCCTGATTTTTCGCCACGTGTAAACTCGCAAAGTAACTTTGCAAATTACACAACTGAACCTTTGGCAAACACTTTTGGCACGAAGCAAGAAAAGTTAGGTTCCTACATTTCAAATGACAATACTGATGGTCTAGTCGATGGCAAGAGCAAGCGTGTGCAAATGAATGGTGGTGCCAGTACAAACTCATTTACAGCACCATATGAGTCCAATGGTGCTATTGCAAATTCAGAAATTGCAAATGCTAACCGAGATGACACCGATCAAATGTGGTTGCAGCTTACTGCGATGAACTACGGCAATAACTACGATGCGGTTGAGAGTTGGATGCCAAATTTACAATTTCTTGACCAAGCATTGCAAAATTcaaacaaccaaaatgaTGAACGTGAAGATGGAACTGCAAATGGAACTGCAAATGGTAGTGAAAATAAACCTGTTGCAAACGGGCCTGAGAATGGAATTGCATCTTTTGAGGAATACCCGTACCATGCGCTTGAGCGACCGCTGTTGTTTAGAGATCCCGGATCGCTGATTTACATTGATCAAAATTTTGATCTAGCTTATAAGTACAAGTACACCTATGATCAAATCCTATAG